In Streptomyces alboniger, the following are encoded in one genomic region:
- a CDS encoding MarR family winged helix-turn-helix transcriptional regulator: MLYSTTILGEGEIVTDRDEAIEIIQREMTAFARRARATAARMHPELSLVSFTLLSHLEHQGGCRATDLAAHYTLDKSTISRQVGALEKAGLVERRLDPADHRVHVLHLTDRGNEVLAQVGEARRVAFQGRLAGWSEADLERFAGYLLRYNEAAAGDGESV; encoded by the coding sequence ATGTTGTACTCTACAACCATCCTGGGAGAGGGAGAAATCGTGACCGATCGCGACGAGGCCATCGAGATCATCCAGCGGGAGATGACCGCCTTCGCCCGGCGGGCGCGGGCCACCGCCGCGCGCATGCACCCGGAGCTCTCGCTCGTGTCCTTCACGCTGCTCAGTCACCTCGAACACCAGGGCGGCTGCCGGGCCACGGATCTGGCCGCGCACTACACCCTCGACAAGTCGACGATCAGCAGGCAGGTCGGCGCCCTGGAGAAGGCGGGGCTCGTCGAGCGGCGGCTCGATCCGGCCGATCACCGGGTGCACGTGCTGCACCTCACCGACCGGGGCAACGAAGTCCTCGCGCAGGTGGGCGAGGCCCGCCGGGTCGCGTTCCAGGGGCGGCTCGCGGGGTGGAGTGAGGCGGATCTGGAGCGGTTCGCCGGATATCTGCTCCGTTATAACGAGGCTGCCGCCGGTGACGGCGAATCCGTATAG
- a CDS encoding CDP-alcohol phosphatidyltransferase family protein produces the protein MRRDIPPLAEVRRITQKKRDAWWTVLLVDPVATPLVRITAMRTRITPNQITWGAFLLGLGSAACFALGDWKWLALGAVIYHLSFILDCMDGKVARLTGQGSVFGAWLDFVFDRIRVMVCGVALMGGQYERTGDTLYIWLALVVVALDTLRYINSLEIFKIRHSMRKQIKSRMRAARRAQNEAELAFMEDLLRDNPSADIEQDLQRAAGEAAYDPETAEGTGADGEAAPAAPRPQVIDLHQEFRRKFPAYLRARSFLLRHRIRAHLVSGIEFQMGVFMIGPLFDVVVPATIVSGALLLVFELAIIYKLLLSTRDFTRTIDSFEEQKVPAAA, from the coding sequence ATGCGTCGAGACATACCGCCCCTCGCCGAGGTGCGCCGCATCACCCAGAAGAAGCGCGACGCGTGGTGGACCGTGTTGCTTGTCGACCCGGTCGCCACGCCGCTCGTGCGCATCACCGCGATGCGTACCAGAATCACGCCCAACCAGATCACGTGGGGCGCGTTCCTTCTCGGTCTCGGCTCCGCCGCGTGCTTCGCGCTCGGCGACTGGAAATGGCTCGCTCTCGGCGCCGTCATCTACCACCTCAGCTTCATCCTCGACTGCATGGACGGCAAGGTCGCCCGGCTCACCGGACAGGGTTCGGTCTTCGGTGCCTGGCTCGACTTCGTCTTCGACCGGATCCGCGTCATGGTGTGCGGCGTCGCCCTGATGGGCGGCCAGTACGAGCGCACCGGGGACACCCTCTACATCTGGCTCGCCCTCGTCGTCGTGGCGCTCGACACCCTGCGGTACATCAACTCGCTGGAGATCTTCAAGATCCGCCACTCCATGCGCAAGCAGATCAAGTCGCGCATGCGGGCCGCGCGGCGCGCGCAGAACGAGGCGGAGCTGGCCTTCATGGAGGACCTGCTGCGTGACAACCCCTCGGCGGACATCGAGCAGGATCTCCAGCGGGCGGCGGGCGAGGCCGCGTACGACCCGGAGACGGCCGAGGGGACCGGTGCCGACGGGGAGGCGGCACCGGCCGCCCCCAGGCCCCAGGTGATCGACCTGCACCAGGAGTTCCGCCGGAAGTTCCCCGCCTATCTCCGGGCCCGCTCCTTCCTGCTGCGCCACCGCATACGCGCACACCTGGTGAGCGGCATCGAGTTCCAGATGGGCGTCTTCATGATCGGCCCGCTCTTCGACGTGGTGGTGCCCGCGACGATCGTCTCCGGCGCGCTCCTGCTCGTCTTCGAACTCGCCA